A genomic window from Thiomonas arsenitoxydans includes:
- the mutY gene encoding A/G-specific adenine glycosylase — MPDSAPAAPFTAPTLPDFASRLVRWQRQHGRHDLPWPVRDPYRVWLSEIMLQQTQVATVIDYYARFTALFPTVQALAAAPEDAVLAAWSGLGYYQRARNLHRCAQIVVQTHGGAFPQTAESLAALPGIGPSTASAIAAFCFDERAAILDGNVQRVLCRSHGIDDPVPATATTRKLWSLARSLLPEAQDMAAYTQGLMDLGATVCRPRQPACTECPFATDCRAHLAGDPQRLPVRKAARKSRPQRSTVMLWLRNSPDGLCWLEKRPQLGLWPGLWSLPQFDATEQALQFAAQIGPVIGQRELAPFRHAFTHFELTVRPLLVDVQAQPRAAEPQGQWLALEQAAQLGLPAPVRSLLLQQVPPADAPPPAVLHK, encoded by the coding sequence GTGCCCGATTCAGCCCCAGCCGCCCCCTTCACAGCGCCAACCCTGCCGGATTTCGCCAGCCGCCTGGTGCGCTGGCAGCGCCAGCACGGGCGGCACGACCTGCCCTGGCCGGTGCGCGATCCCTACCGGGTCTGGCTGTCGGAGATCATGCTGCAGCAGACGCAGGTCGCCACAGTCATCGATTACTACGCGCGTTTCACGGCCCTCTTTCCCACGGTGCAGGCGCTCGCCGCGGCGCCTGAAGATGCCGTGCTCGCCGCGTGGAGCGGGCTGGGCTACTACCAGCGCGCCCGCAATCTGCACCGGTGCGCGCAGATCGTGGTTCAAACGCATGGCGGCGCGTTCCCGCAAACGGCGGAGAGCCTTGCCGCGCTGCCGGGCATCGGCCCCTCCACGGCGTCGGCGATTGCCGCGTTCTGCTTCGACGAGCGCGCCGCCATTCTCGACGGCAATGTGCAGCGCGTGCTCTGCCGCAGTCACGGCATCGACGATCCGGTTCCCGCCACGGCCACCACGCGCAAGCTCTGGTCGCTCGCGCGCAGCCTGCTGCCCGAGGCGCAAGACATGGCCGCCTACACGCAGGGGCTGATGGATCTGGGCGCCACCGTGTGCAGGCCGCGCCAGCCTGCCTGCACCGAATGTCCTTTTGCCACGGATTGCCGTGCTCATTTGGCGGGCGATCCGCAGCGCCTGCCCGTGCGCAAGGCGGCGCGCAAAAGCCGCCCGCAGCGCAGCACCGTCATGCTCTGGTTGCGCAACTCGCCGGACGGTCTTTGCTGGCTGGAAAAGCGCCCGCAACTGGGCCTCTGGCCGGGGCTGTGGAGCCTGCCGCAATTCGATGCGACCGAGCAGGCGCTGCAGTTCGCCGCGCAGATCGGGCCGGTGATCGGCCAGCGAGAACTGGCGCCGTTTCGCCATGCGTTCACCCATTTCGAGCTGACCGTGCGCCCCTTGCTCGTCGACGTTCAAGCCCAGCCCCGGGCCGCGGAGCCACAGGGCCAATGGCTCGCGCTTGAACAGGCCGCGCAGCTGGGGCTGCCCGCGCCAGTTCGCAGCCTGTTGCTGCAGCAAGTGCCGCCTGCTGACGCTCCACCCCCGGCCGTGCTGCACAAATGA
- a CDS encoding PilT/PilU family type 4a pilus ATPase: MDRDQASKFINDLLKLMISRGGSDLFLTADFPPAIKVDGAVSKLSSQALTSQHTLALARSIMNDKQSAEFERTKECNFAISPAGLTRFRCNAFIQQGKVGIVLRQIPQDLPSIDSLGLPQVLKTLAMNKRGLIIFVGATGSGKSTSMAAMLDFRNENSHGHIITVEDPIEFVHPHKNCIVTQREVGLDTDSWQAALKNTLRQAPDVILMGEIRDRETMEHAVVFSETGHLVLATLHANNANQALDRIINFFPEERRAQLLMDLSLNLRALVSQRLVPLQTGKGRVAAVEVMINSPLIADQIFEGKLTEIKDVMRRSREMGMQTFDQALFELFDAEKISYEDALRNADSVNDLRLRIKLDSKRARNADIGSDTGHLAIV, translated from the coding sequence ATGGATCGTGATCAGGCTTCCAAATTCATCAACGATCTGCTCAAGCTGATGATCAGCCGGGGCGGCTCGGACCTGTTTCTCACGGCCGACTTTCCGCCGGCCATCAAGGTCGATGGCGCAGTCTCCAAGCTGTCGTCGCAGGCGCTCACCAGCCAGCACACCCTGGCGCTGGCGCGCTCGATCATGAACGACAAACAGTCGGCCGAGTTCGAGCGCACCAAGGAATGCAATTTCGCGATTTCTCCCGCGGGCCTCACGCGCTTTCGCTGCAATGCCTTCATCCAGCAGGGCAAGGTGGGCATCGTGCTGCGGCAGATCCCGCAAGACTTGCCCTCCATCGACAGCCTGGGATTGCCGCAAGTGCTCAAGACGCTGGCGATGAACAAGCGCGGGCTCATCATTTTTGTCGGCGCCACAGGCTCGGGTAAATCGACCTCGATGGCCGCCATGCTCGATTTCCGCAACGAAAATTCGCACGGCCACATCATCACGGTGGAAGACCCCATCGAGTTCGTGCATCCGCACAAGAACTGCATCGTGACCCAGCGTGAAGTCGGGCTGGACACCGACAGCTGGCAGGCGGCGCTCAAGAACACCCTGCGTCAGGCGCCCGACGTCATTCTGATGGGCGAAATCCGCGACCGCGAGACCATGGAGCACGCGGTGGTGTTCTCCGAGACCGGCCACCTGGTGCTGGCCACGCTGCACGCCAACAATGCCAACCAGGCGCTCGACCGCATCATCAACTTCTTCCCCGAAGAACGGCGCGCGCAACTGCTGATGGACTTGTCGCTCAATCTGCGCGCGCTGGTGTCGCAGCGGCTGGTGCCGCTGCAAACCGGCAAGGGGCGCGTGGCCGCGGTGGAGGTCATGATCAACTCGCCGCTGATCGCCGATCAGATCTTCGAAGGCAAGCTCACCGAGATCAAGGATGTGATGCGGCGGTCGCGCGAGATGGGCATGCAGACCTTCGACCAGGCCTTGTTCGAGTTGTTCGATGCCGAGAAGATCAGTTACGAAGACGCGCTGCGCAACGCCGATTCGGTCAATGACTTGCGGCTGCGCATCAAGCTCGACAGCAAGCGCGCGCGCAACGCCGATATCGGCAGCGATACCGGGCACCTGGCCATCGTCTGA
- a CDS encoding DUF429 domain-containing protein — protein sequence MGEFIGADDITLLGVDFSSAPNRRKPIVIAQGRLAQDPSHTVILQDFTRLDTLASFFQWLQTPGPWIGAFDLPFGLPRELIDTLRWPGHREDKAPLPWERLISHLRHLSRTQLREVFRSFCAARPAGAKFAHRACDLPAGSSPSMKWVNPPVAWMLHAGAPLLLDAGVTLPGLRGGDPLRVALEAYPGHAARVVLGRRSYKSDDPAKQTAEREAARDLLLASMESGRHPLGIRLQCTDEQRKRMRLDARGDALDAALCLMQAAWACIRRHEGYGLPHAIDPIEGWIVSVPQP from the coding sequence GTGGGAGAGTTCATCGGAGCAGACGACATCACGTTGTTAGGCGTCGATTTCAGCAGTGCGCCCAATCGGCGCAAACCCATCGTGATCGCGCAGGGACGGCTGGCTCAAGACCCATCGCACACCGTGATCCTGCAGGACTTCACCCGTCTCGACACGCTGGCGTCGTTCTTTCAGTGGCTACAGACACCCGGCCCCTGGATCGGCGCCTTCGACCTGCCGTTCGGCCTGCCGCGCGAGTTGATCGACACCCTGCGCTGGCCCGGCCATCGGGAAGACAAAGCCCCGCTGCCTTGGGAACGGCTGATCTCGCATCTGCGCCACCTGAGCCGCACGCAACTGCGCGAAGTCTTCCGCAGCTTTTGTGCCGCCCGCCCGGCCGGGGCGAAATTCGCCCACCGCGCCTGCGATCTGCCTGCGGGGTCTTCGCCGTCGATGAAATGGGTGAATCCGCCCGTCGCCTGGATGCTGCACGCGGGGGCGCCTTTACTGCTCGATGCGGGGGTCACGCTGCCGGGTCTGCGCGGTGGCGATCCGCTGCGCGTGGCGCTCGAAGCCTATCCGGGCCATGCCGCCCGCGTCGTTCTGGGGCGGCGCAGTTACAAGAGTGATGACCCCGCGAAGCAGACCGCCGAACGCGAAGCCGCACGCGACTTGCTGCTGGCGTCGATGGAAAGCGGGCGTCACCCGCTGGGCATCCGTCTGCAGTGCACCGATGAACAACGCAAGCGCATGCGGCTCGACGCGCGCGGCGACGCGCTGGACGCTGCGCTCTGCCTGATGCAGGCCGCGTGGGCCTGCATCAGGCGGCATGAAGGCTATGGACTTCCGCACGCCATCGACCCGATCGAAGGATGGATCGTGAGCGTGCCTCAGCCCTGA
- a CDS encoding Crp/Fnr family transcriptional regulator has protein sequence MKLFDKLRAGSRKDGVDDAPESQFFTTGFHDAEVSSLESVVDWSQRSAEIGVTKLSRSAGGQRLLELWQQDKYMAGLTQSDKERCIKYFHFYTVKAGADLIAQGETGSFMVVLLRGAVAVDRMQPWGDRLRLTEVRAGSMLGEMSLVDAAPRWSYCTTLTDSEIAVLEAGDLDRMIAQDPAAACRLIGSLARRLSLRLRKLSARVAATSPGG, from the coding sequence ATGAAACTATTCGACAAACTCCGCGCCGGTTCGCGCAAAGACGGGGTGGACGATGCGCCCGAGTCTCAGTTTTTCACCACCGGCTTCCATGACGCGGAAGTCTCCAGCCTGGAGTCTGTGGTCGACTGGTCGCAGCGCTCTGCCGAGATCGGCGTGACCAAGCTGTCTCGCAGCGCCGGCGGCCAGCGCCTGCTCGAACTCTGGCAGCAAGACAAATACATGGCAGGGCTGACCCAGTCGGACAAAGAGCGCTGCATCAAGTACTTTCATTTCTACACCGTCAAGGCGGGCGCCGACCTCATCGCGCAGGGCGAGACGGGCAGCTTCATGGTGGTGCTGCTGCGAGGCGCGGTGGCGGTCGATCGCATGCAACCCTGGGGCGACAGACTGCGCCTGACCGAAGTGCGCGCAGGCAGCATGCTGGGCGAGATGTCGCTGGTCGACGCCGCGCCGCGCTGGTCGTACTGCACCACGCTAACCGACAGCGAGATTGCGGTGCTCGAAGCTGGCGATCTCGACCGCATGATTGCGCAAGACCCGGCCGCGGCCTGCCGTCTCATCGGCTCGCTGGCGCGCCGCTTGTCGCTGCGTCTGCGCAAGCTCAGTGCGCGGGTCGCCGCGACTTCGCCCGGCGGTTGA
- a CDS encoding RNA-guided endonuclease InsQ/TnpB family protein has translation MQRRKVTFKLYPNAAQSARLEAWTRLHCELYNAALEERIDAWRKAKKSISYYEQQNALPAIKADRPEFVELGSHALQQTLRRLDLAFAAFFRRVKAGQTPGFPRFKSAKRFSGFAYPDPAGWKLMGHGGRGATLRIGSGQGAMSLRARGQHRFGSESKPNDLTLTRRNGQWFVSVTLRVPEEGCARQRTGDARRGVDFGVTDWATFDDGQIIANPRWLREELPKLADLQRQRARKRKGSVRHKRLGANIARLHDRIANMRRDFLHQETSRMVQQCAVLATEELAPKNMSRSARGTEQEPGRLVRQKAGLNREILSAAFGMAHQMLAYKAEEAGTRLHLSDTRPLRPSQRCAACWEIVPKTLADRLHVCPHCGHVMPRDQNSALVVLIDAYNTQDTPGTGVAARPKPLPRQRSKSKSATRETHAITAQAV, from the coding sequence ATGCAACGTCGCAAAGTCACGTTCAAACTCTACCCCAATGCCGCGCAGTCTGCGCGGCTTGAGGCGTGGACGCGGCTGCACTGCGAGTTGTACAACGCAGCACTCGAAGAGCGCATCGACGCGTGGCGCAAAGCCAAGAAGTCGATCAGCTACTACGAGCAACAGAATGCGTTGCCCGCGATCAAGGCCGATCGGCCCGAGTTCGTCGAACTCGGCAGCCACGCATTGCAACAAACGCTGCGGCGTTTGGATCTGGCGTTCGCTGCATTCTTCCGCCGCGTCAAGGCCGGGCAGACGCCCGGCTTCCCACGGTTCAAGTCGGCCAAGCGATTCTCCGGCTTCGCGTACCCCGATCCGGCTGGATGGAAGCTGATGGGGCATGGCGGGCGTGGCGCCACCTTGCGCATCGGCAGTGGACAAGGGGCGATGTCCCTCCGGGCACGGGGACAGCACCGCTTTGGGAGTGAGTCCAAGCCCAACGATCTCACCCTCACGCGCAGGAACGGCCAGTGGTTCGTATCGGTGACGCTGCGCGTGCCTGAAGAAGGCTGTGCGCGGCAGCGTACAGGCGATGCGCGCCGGGGTGTGGACTTCGGCGTCACGGACTGGGCCACGTTCGACGATGGGCAGATCATCGCGAATCCGCGCTGGCTCCGTGAAGAACTCCCCAAGCTCGCTGATCTGCAACGCCAGCGCGCCCGCAAGCGCAAGGGGTCGGTGCGGCACAAGCGACTCGGCGCGAACATAGCCCGGCTGCATGATCGCATTGCCAATATGCGCCGGGACTTTCTGCACCAGGAAACGTCGCGCATGGTGCAGCAGTGCGCGGTGCTGGCGACCGAAGAACTCGCACCGAAGAACATGAGCCGCAGCGCCCGAGGCACCGAGCAGGAGCCGGGGCGACTCGTGCGGCAAAAGGCCGGACTCAACCGGGAAATTCTCTCGGCGGCATTCGGCATGGCGCATCAGATGCTCGCGTACAAAGCGGAAGAAGCTGGTACACGGCTGCACTTGAGCGATACGCGCCCACTCAGACCGTCGCAGCGCTGCGCGGCGTGTTGGGAAATTGTGCCCAAGACGCTCGCAGACCGCCTGCATGTCTGCCCGCACTGCGGGCATGTCATGCCGCGCGACCAGAACAGCGCGTTGGTGGTGCTCATCGACGCGTATAACACGCAGGACACGCCCGGGACGGGCGTGGCGGCGAGACCCAAACCTCTGCCCCGGCAACGGAGCAAGTCGAAGTCCGCGACCCGCGAAACCCACGCTATAACCGCCCAAGCGGTTTAG